The Candidatus Neomarinimicrobiota bacterium DNA window TTTTCGAGTTTAAGTATTTCCGGTCCGCAGGAAGCGATACAGGGTTTATCTTCGCAGTCAGCGCATAACGCATGGTCGTAAGAGATCTCGCCCGTCAGAGTCTCAAATTTATACGGCTTTTCATGTACAGGAGGCGCAAACGTTTTCTCGCCGTTTGAAACAGCTTCGAAAGCCGCCACAAGCTCACTCATCCGTTCCGCACAAAAATCGGCGCTGTCGTCCTTTTTATATCCTTCGACCGGAGCGGGCAGGTCTTTTGTGTACTCCGTGAGAATCTCTATCGCCTTATCTTCCTGATTACCTCCAAGCCTGATTACCGTGGGTATCGACAGGTTCGATTCCCTGAATGCCTTGACGAGTCCCCTCGCCGAGTGAAACTGTTCCTGAGAAGCGACACCGGAGCCGGAGCCGAAATAACCGACTATGTTTTCCTGAGAGAGTATTATCTTCGCTGCCCTGTAAACTTTTGAAGCGGGAGGATTCCCGCTTGTATCCGTGAAATTTGCTATCTTGAAACCCTTGTTGATCAAGGCATCCATAGACATCATCGAACCGCCGCCGCCTGCTCCGTGAAAACCGATATAATTCTCATCTTTCGAAAATCCCTGCGCCATTTGAATAAAATAAAACGTCCCGCGGTAATCGTCTTTTTCAACGTCCCACGCTATCTTATCCAATTCCGACGGGGGACGGTCCAACTCGCGTGCGATCTCGATCCCTAATTCAGGATGCCTGAACACGGCGGAATCATCTACGGTTATGCGGCAGTCCGCTGCAATAATCTCACCTTCCTCGGTCATGACGAGAGGATTAATTTCGGCAGCGCGCGCCTCATATTTTCGCGAAAGATTGAACAGTTTGACCAATACACCGGCTAATTTCGTTTGCAGCTTACCGCTGATACCTGTAAGCCGGACGAGATCTCTCGCCTGGTAATCTTTCAAGCCGTCCACAACATCGATCGAAATTCTGTTTACCTTATCGGGCGTTTTCTCAGCGATTTCTTCTATTCCGGTGCCCCCCACGGAAGAAAAGATCATAACAGGTTTTTTCGACTTATCATCAATAATCAAACCGGCGTAGAATTCCTCCGCTATGTCGAGTTTCTTTTCGACGAGCACGCTTTCTACGGTGAAGTTTTTCACTTTAGTGCCGAGAATTTCTGCCGATCTCGATTTTGCTTCCCCGGGAGTGTCGGCGAATTTTATGCCCCCCATTTCAGCCCTTCCCGTAGTCCATGCCTGCATTTTGATAACCACCGGTGAGTCTAATTTTCCGGCTATCTCAAAAACCTCATCGGGAGTTTTTGCTACGCCGCCCTCCGGTACGCCGATACCAGCCTCTTCAAGAAGAGTTTTTCCCTCATATTCATGCAGCTTAGCCACTGTTAAGACCTGAATGGGGCAAGATTAGGATCAATATTCTGAAAGTGATTTCAAGGCGGTATAAATGTCCTCATCGTTCGGAAGAACGAAATCCTCTAGCTTCGGAGCATACGGAATCGGAGTATCCACAGCTGCTACACGGCGTATCGGAGCGTCGAGAAAATCGAATCCGTTCTCGGAAATCTGCGCGGCGATCTCGGCTCCGAATCCCTGAAACAGCGTGTCTTCATGTACGATAAGCGCTTTCGCAGTTTTTCTGACCGAACCGAGAATCGTTTCCATATCGAGCGGAACCATAGACCTTATATCTATGACCTCGGCGGAGACGCCTGTCTCTTTTTCCAACCGTTCGGCGGCGTCGAGCGACCGCTTGACCAACGCTCCATACGTTACAATTGTAATACCCGATCCCTCTCTGACTATCCTGGCTTTTCCAAACGGAACAAGATAGTCTGCGTCCGGCTCAGGTGATTTCGCGAACGGTTGACGGTAAATTCCCTTGTGTTCGAGGAATAGAACAGGATCGTTACCGCGGATAGCAGTCTTTAAAAGTCCTTTCGCATCAGCCGCATTGGAAGGCATACAAATTTTTAATCCGGGAATATGAGAGAAATACGCTTCGATGTTCTGGCTGTGATAAAGTCCGCCGTGTATATAACCGCCGCATGGAATTCTCAGGATGACCGGACACTCCCAGGCGTTATTGGAGCGGTAGCGCATAGTCGAGAGTTCGTTCCGTATCTGCATCATTGCCGTCCAGATGTAGTCGGCAAACTGTATCTCAACAACCGGTTTAAATCCGTATAATGCCAATCCGATCGCTACTCCAACGATGCTTGACTCCGCAAGCGGGCTGTTGAAAACACGCTCGGAACCGAACTTCGTCGACAGACCCTTGGTTACCGTAAAGACGCCTCCCTTTCCGTCTGCAATATCCTGACCGAATACGAGTATATCCCCGTCACGATCCATCTCTTCATGCAGAGCGTGATTGATTGCGTCCACTAAAACCACCGGCTCCCCTGACGGTTCGGTTTTTTCGTACTCGAATGATTCAGTTTTTCCGCTTTCGTCAAAGACGAACCGGGAGGCGGTATCGCTTTCGGATTCTTCCCTGCTTTCCGCATATTCTACCGCCTTATTGACGGTTTCCAAAACCGATTCTCTTAACGACGCCTCTTCTTCTTCAGTCAGAACTTTCGCCTGTAAAAGGATATCCTTTAATTTTACTATCGGGTCATTGGCGATGTCGGCAGCGAGTTCCTCTTCCGGACGGTATTTCCTCTGGTCATCCGAAGACGAATGGGGAAGCAGCCTGACGCACTCAGCCTCCACAAGAGCGGGTCCCTCTCCGAGCCGCACCCTGCCGATCACTTCTTTCATTAAATTGTTTGAAGAAGTAAAATCGGTTCCGTCCATCTTATATCTCGATAAACCTTCGTACCCCTTCGTCATATTATACACCGAGCCGCCCGAAACCTGTTCCGATATGTGTACGGAGATTGCATACTTGTTATCTTCGATAAAGAAAATTATGGGAAGTTTTTCGCGCGAAGCCCAGTTGAGCGCCTCATGAAAGTCCCCCTGACTCGTCGTTCCCTCGCCGGAGGAAACATATACGACCTCCTCGCTGCCTCTTTTTTTCATTCCCATCGCAACGCCTACCGCCTGTAAGTACTGCGTTCCTGTCGGGCTTGACTGCGAAACTATGTTCAACTCCCGATGACCATAGTGAGCCGGCATCTGCCTCCCGCCGGAATTAGGATCGTCCTCTCTGCTCATGAAGCACAGCATCAACTCCTCGGGAGTCATCCCGAGTCCCAGCACAAACGCCACGTCCCTGTAATATGGGAACGCCCAATCTTTCTTGCTCTGCAAGTTAAACGCAGCCGCTAACTGGGCAGCTTCGTGACCGGCTCCCCCGATATGGAAAAACCCCTTCCCCTGACGGATCATTGTGAGCATTTTATCATCGAGCCGCCGGGATATCAACATGAGTTTATATGCTTCGATCATCTGGTCGGGAGTGGTAAGCCTGCTGCGCTCCATAAAGTTTTCGACCATTTCTTCAATCGCCATCTTATCAGATTCCTATCGAGATTGAAGATGTCAATTCTTCACGCATAATATCAGGTTTCCGCTCGGGCAGGAGGTTATCCCTTAGATTTTTCACTATGTCACTGCCGAAAACTTTTGAGAACGATTTTACGTAAACAGGGCTGACTTCATCGACGCCGAGTCTCTTTCCCAAAATTTTTGACATAGAGGTCACCGATTTATCCCTGACACCGCACGATATTATATTATCAAAATATGAAAGATCAGTAGAAACGTTCAGAGCAGTGCCGTGCATGGTTATCCACTTCGACATTTTTATGCCAATGGACGCCAGCTTTTCATCTCCGACCCAAATTCCGGTTAAACCAGTTTCCCTTCCGGCAACTATCCCGAAATATTTCACGGTCGATATCAGCACCTCCTCCAGATCCCTGAGGTAACGGTGCAGGTCTTTATAGTAATTGTTCAAATTCAGTATCGGATACGCCACCAGCTGTCCGGGCCCGTGATAGGTTATATCACCGCCTCTTCTTATGTGCTGCAATTTTATCCCGTTGGAATTCAGATACTCCTCATCCACAAGCAGATTTTCCAATGAACCGGTTACGCCGATGGTATATGTATGCGGGTGCTCTACTGTCAGCAGGTAATCTTCCTCCATGCCGTTTTTCTTATCGTTCATCAGCTGATGCTGAATCTTTAACGCGGTTTCAAATGGAACTGACCCGAGTTCGACGGATACTATTTTTCGGGCTTTGTCAGATGTTAGTCGCTTCACCATAAGCGTCTCCCGCGGCTTCCGGTATCGATTCTCCCAATGTCGGATGCGCGTGAATTGTTTCCATTATAGACTTATAAGTCGCGCCGTGGGTTCGCGCAAGGAGGAGTTCTCCTATCATCTCCGTTGCATCGTCTCCTACAATATGAGCTCCGACCAGCTCCCCGTCTTCTTCGCTGAAGATCGTTTTTACAAACCCTTCATAATGTCCGATGGCAAGCGCTTTTCCGTTCGCTCTAAAAGGGAATCTCCCTACTTTAACTTTCAAACCCTTTTCACTCGCCGCTTTTTCCGTCAAGCCGAAACTTGCTACCTGCGGCTGGCAATATGTGCAGCCGGGGATAGAGGAATAATCGATTCCATGATCGCGTTTTCCCGCCATAATCTCGACAGCGGCGATACCCTCTGCCGAAGCCACATGGGCGAGTAACGGCGGTCCTATTACGTCTCCGATTGCCCACACACCGTCACGAGTTGTCCTGCACCTGCTGTCGGCATCGATGAACCGACCGCTCGTTTCGACTCCTGCCTCCTCTAATCCTATGTCCTCAATGTTCCCCCTTACGCCTACGGCGTTCAGAACTATATCAGCGGATATCTCATCCTCCTTGCCATCCTTTTCGATTGTGACGATCACTCCGTCAGCGGTCTTTTCAACATTTTTAACCGCCGTGCTTGTTCTGATGTTCATTCCCCTTTTTAAGAACGACTCCTCCACGCTCTTGGCTACTTCTGCATCTTCCACCGGAAGTATCTGAGGCATCATCTCCACGAGAGTCACTTTTGAACCGAATGTCGAGAAAAAATACCCGAACTCGATGCCGATGGCTCCGGCGCCTATAATCACTAAGTCTTTAGGAATCTCTTCGAGCGTCATGGCAGTTTTGCTGGTGATGATCTTTTCTTCATCTACATCTATGCCCGGAATTGTAACCGGACGACCGCCTGTAGCGATAATGACGTTTTCGGATTTCAATTCTTCACCGCCCGAAAGAACGACATTTGCGTCAGCGTTCAACGAACCCCTGCTATTGTACACCGTTACGTTGTTCTTTTTCATCAGAAACCCCACACCCTTGCTCAACCGCTCTGCAGCCACGCGGCTTCGTTTTACAATTTTTCGCATGTCAAAAGAAGTGCCGGAAACTTCCATTCCATAGTCGGAGGCGTGCAATATCTGATCGTACACCTCGGCGCTTTTCAAAAGTGTTTTAGTGGGAATACATCCCCAATTCAGGCAGATTCCGCCAAGGTCTTTATCTTCCACAAGAGCAACGCTCATGCCCAATTGATTTGCCCTGATGGCAGCAACGTAACCGCCGGGTCCTCCTCCGAGTATTACAATGTCATATCTGTTATCAGTCATTTTGTCTCAAAATATTATGGGTTTAAAATGATTTTGCCAAACTGTTTCCTGCTTTCCATATGCTTATGCGCTTCGGCTGCATCTTTGAGCATAAAAGTAGAATCAACAATCGGCTTCAACGCGCCGGAGTTTATATACCTCAGTACATCGAAGAGCTCCGAAACATATCCCATGTATGAACCGAATATAGAGATCTGGCGGCTGAAAATCCTGCGCAGGTCGATTTCCGCAACGGGGCCGCTTGTAGCTCCGCAAGTGACCAAACGTCCGCCTTTCTTCAGAGAGCGTATGCTGTCCGACCATGTCGCCGGACCGATATGCTCAATTACCAGGTCGGCTCCTTCACCTTCGCTGTCTTTGTATATCACATCCTGAAAGTCCTCTTTTTCATAATTTATAACTACATCCGCTCCAAGCTTCTTAGCCTTCTCCAATTTTTCATCGGTCGAAGAAGTAGTATAAACACGCGCGCAAAACAGTCTCGCAATTTGTATTGCAGCCATCCCGACTCCGCTTCCGGCAGCGTGAACAAGAACCTTATCACCCTCCTTGACTTTACCCAGGCTGACGAGCATGTGCCATGCTGTAAGAAAAACAAGAGGAAAAGCTGCTGCTTCGTTGAAATCCAGATTCTCAGGTTTGGGTATAACGTTTCGCTCCGGCACGGAAATGTATTCTGCATCTCCACCGTCCGATTTTGTTCCGAGCGGCGCATACGAATCGCAGAGAGTTTGTCTTCCAACCAAACACGCTTCGCAGGTATCGCAATAATACGCCGGATAGAGGATCACCTCTTCTCCGGACTTAACACTTTCTACCTCGCTTCCGACTTCACTCACGATGCCCGATATATCCGAACCGGGAATCCTCGGAAGACCGTAATCGGCGCCTGTTGAACCTGAACGAACCCAGATATCGAGATGGTTTAAGGCGCACGCTTTTACTTTTACAAGAACGTCTCCGGGCCCTATAGCGGGTTCCTTAACCTCTTCGTAAATTAGTTTATCCGGACCGCCGTGTTCATGGATGCGTATTGATTGCATAGCACATTAATTTATATGCCGAAGTCGGGAAATACCAATCTAAATTAGCGTGAAACAAGAAACGGTTCTTGATATCAAGAACCGTTTTATTTTCATATTTAGTTGAAACCTACTCAGGCTGCGAAAGAGGCTCCACACCCGCACGTTTTCACCGCATTTGGATTCATGAAAACGAATCCTTTTCCGTTTAATCCGCCGGAATAATCAAGCGTTAAACCTCTCAGATAGAGATAGCTTTTAAGGTCAACGAAAATTCTCATCCCATTCGACTTAAATATCTTCTCGTCGCTCCTTGCCTCATCTTCGAATGTGAGCTCATATTGAAGACCCGAACAACCTCCGCCTTTCACACCCACTCTCAATCCGAACCCTCCCTTACCCTCTTTTTCCATAAGCTGCGAGACGTAACCCGAAGCTTCTACCGTAATATCTATTCCTTTAGCTAAAGGATCATCTGATTTCATTAAATCAGTAGTGAGTTCACCTTTCATTTATTTCCCTTTCAAGCACTGCTTTCGTCTCCTCTAATATAAGAAACGGTGCGTAAAACGCAAGTAAAAGCTGTTAAATATTGAACCTGTACGGATTATCGCTCTATATCCAGCTTATAAAGATAATGATATAAATTGCTCGTGGAGACTCCGAGATGTTTTGCGGTCGGGCCCTTCTCCCACTTGTACATGGTTAATATCTGTTTAATGTATTCTCTTTGGAAATCGTTTGTAGCGTCTTTTAGACTCTTACCCGAATATTTCAGGGCATATGCGGTCGGTTCGTCAATCCCCATATCAAGCAGCTCGATAAGCTTCTTCATGCTTTGTTTCATTTTTTCATCGATCTCATATGCGGGATGCGGCTTAATACCGAGCTTATCGGAGTAATCTGCTTCTAAGTACTCCACCAGCTTATTAACCCTTTCGAGCAGCTGACAGAACTCCCAGCTTCCGGGAAACTCCGTTCCGCTCTCTTCCTGATATTTCACTCGCAGGGCGTACGACATTCTTAATGTTTCCTTTGCTTCCCGGTACTTTTCAGCTGAATGATAATGGTTTCCGAGCTGATCTAAAGCGTTGATAATTTCCTCTTTATCGCCGACCATTTCAGCTATATTCCGAAGTTCCTTATATGCAGTTTCCGCCTTATCGGATGAACCTAACGAGGTATATATCTGAGCGAGATGCTTCATCCGGTCAATTGTATCATACGGGTCTGTACGGTCTCCTATCGAAAACTCCAGAGCCTCCGCAGCGGGTCTCAGCCTGCCCAACTCCGATAGAACATATCCCCGAAGCGCCGAGATATTCAGTAATTCACCTTCCAACATATTCTTTTTCGCAAAATCATATGCCTCATCAAATATTTTCAGAGCGCTGTCATACTCACCCTGTTCATGATATACCCGTCCTGTGTCTTCCATTGAGTGAGCTGCTGATTCGTACGATTTTTGCGCCTCGTACTCTTTTGTCGCACTTTCCAGGTTGCTTATCGCATTTTCGAAATCTCCCGTATCAAAATAAGAGAGCCCGAGATAATGATAAACTTTCGGTTGGAGCTCCTCGTCGATTTTACCTTTAGGCAAGCTTGAAAACGCTTCTATGGATTCATTCGGTCGACTGTTAAGATAAAGAGCAAGACCGAGCGAATATTGCAAAGACAGTTCATGATCTGTTCCCTTCATCCCGCTCCCGGCAGCTTCGAGAAGGGATAATGCGATCTCGTGTTCTCCGTTATCAATCAGATTATCTCCAATCCTGTAGAGCATTTCCGATTTCACAGCGTCATCAGATTTAAAAATGGATTTATTGAGTGAGTCTATATCCGGATTCTTGCCGCCGATCTTAAGCTCGCGAGCTCTTTCAACTATAACCGTCATCTGATCCGGCTTTATCCTCGAAAGTCCTTCTTCCACACTTACCCTGACATCATCGCTCATTTCAATTAGTCTCCATAAATTATTTAAACCGTCTGTTGCAATTATATTGTAAAATCCTGTCTAAAAGTTAATAACTTTTGACTCAATATTCAATTATTTTAAAAGGAATAACGGGAAATTATTTTTTCAGCCGGCACTCCTCGGTAGCGTAAATCACGATATGCTTGTGATGCGTGAAGAAACCTTCGGACCTATCCCGCTCTTTATTCCTCCAAGATGAGCAGGAGATTGAGCAGCATTCTACATCTATTTCTATTCGGAAGATTTTGGAAGAAAGCCTCTATCTTTTCATTGATAGTGCGAATAAAAAAACTTTTTTAGTTCGCTGCCGCTCTCTTTCTGCTTTTCTTTCTTTTCAGTCTTCCGAATGTCTGGTCCGGAGCGATAGCAATTCCGGTTCCGAAAACTATTACCAATCCCCCTATCCATATCCATCGCACGAGAGGATTGACATACACCTTTATTGTCGCTCCGTTATCATCCCAGCCCGCTAAGACAACGTAGAGGTCTTCCATAAAAGTCGAATATATTTCGACTTCGGTGTTCGGTTGCTCCTGGCGGGGGTAAAACCGTTTTTCGGGCTTCATTGCCGTGACGAATTCGCCGTTCTTATATACCTTCAGGTCAGCATAAACCGACTCGTATCCATCGATTTTCTCCGACTCAAGTCCGGAGAATATCAATCTGAAGTGTCGTATATCTACCGACTCATTTTCACGAAGATATACCTGTTCCTCGAACTGGAACGACCCCGATCCGACAAATCCGAAAAATATGAGAACCATTCCGAAATGAACTATGTACCCCCCGTATCGCCTTTTATTTTTCCCCACAAGGAGGTTGAGAGCTTGCAGCGCCTTTTCACCCGTCATCCGCATCCGTGCTGTCGTACCCATCCAGAATTCCATTCCAAGCGAGTACGTAGTGAAAAACAGGAAGGTAAAGCCCATGATAGTGTAAAATCCTCTCAGTCCGACAGCTAACTGCACAATGACCAATACGCCGGAAAATATCGAAGGATAGAGAAAGTTTTTTCTGAATTTCGAAGCCGTCATTTTTCTCCACGAGATCATCGTACAAACTCCGGTCAGTAATATCAACGCCAGCCCTATCGGCACGGTTATCTGATTGAAAAACGGAGCGCTTACCGTCACCTGAACTCCCTTGAACAACTCCGAAACAAGGGGAAAGATCGTGCCCCATAGAACGGCGAATGCGGCGCCTACTAATAGTAAATTATTAAAAAGGAAAGTGCTCTCCCGTGATATGAGCGACTCTAACTGGCTCTCACTCTTAAGCGAATCCAGCCTCATGAACAAAAGCCCGAAGCTTGAAATGCTCATAAATGCCAGAAACCCGAAGAACATCGGACCTATTGCGGATTCCGTAAACGTATGAACTGATGACAAAATGCCGCTCCGTGTCAGAAACGTCCCGAATATTGTGAGCAAAAACGTTATTATTATCAAAACCATGTTCCAAACCTTGAGCATCCCCTTCTTTTCCTGAATCATAACAGAATGAAGAAACGCCGTACCGGTAAACCAGGGTAGGATTGCGGCATTTTCAACCGGATCCCACGCCCAATATCCGCCCCATCCCAATTCGATGTAAGCCCACTTCATCCCGAGGATATTGCCTATCGTAAGGAAAAGCCAGGCTATTATCGTAGATCGTCTGATAGCCCTGATCCAATCGGTTCCCATATGCTTTGTTGCGAGAGCGCCGATAGCGAACGCAAATGGTATCACGAAGCCTACGTATCCGAGGTAGAGCATTATGGGATGAATGGCCATATAAGGATTTTGCAGGAGAGGATTAAGCCCGTTTCCATCTATCGGCATGATGTCGAGCCGCACAAACGGGTTCGCCACAAAAACGAGCAGCAGATGGAAAAAGATAGACACCGTCATCGTCGTTCCCACTACCCACGGCATAAGCTTCCTTTGTTTGTTCCTATAAGTTAGGATAGTCACAATACTGTAAATAGTCAGCAGGAAAAGCCAGAACAGCAGAGAGCCCGCCTGTCCACCCCATAACGCGGCAATTTTATAAATCACCGGAAGAGCGAGGCTTGTGTATTTGGCAACGTACTCGACGTTAAAATCGCTCGTCAGCATCAGATATTCGAGCGACAACACTGATATCAGCGTCAATCCGAAAACCGCTATTACGCCGTTCTCACCGCTCCGGATGAGTTCGGGTCTATTCTGCTTTACGCCCATGTACACAAGTATTATCGAGCCTGCTGATACCATCAGGCCTAATTGCAGGGCAAACTGTCCTACTTCAGTCATTTGTCAGATCCTTTCGGAGGGTATATTTTCATTTTAGAAATTCCATGAGCAGGCGGACGCCTACACCGGTCGGTCCTTTCGGCGAATAAGGCAGCGGCTTATTTATATAGGCGGTTCCCGCTATATCGAGATGAACCCAGGGAGTTTCTTCGACAAATTTTTCGAGCAATGCCGCTGCGGTAATCGTTCCCCCTTCTCTGCCGCCTATGTTCTTCATGTCTGCAACGTCGCTTTTTATCTGATCCCGGAATTCATCCCACAAGGGAAGCTCCCATACTCTCTCACCGGTCGATTCGCCGGCGCCTATCAGTTTTTTTGTCAGCTCCCTGTTGTTTGATATCAATCCTGTCGCGTGGGTACCAAGGGCTACTACAACCGATCCGGTCAACGTTGCGAGGTCCACTATTGCCGAAGGTTTGTAATTTCTTACGGCATATGCGATTGCATCCGCAAGTACAAGCCGCCCTTCAGCGTCAGTGTTTATCACCTCGATCGTCTTACCTGAATAAGTCTTAAGTACGTCACCGGGTTTTAGGGCGTTTCCGCCCGGCAGATTTTCCGTAGCTGGTATGATCCCTACGACATTTTCTCTTACATCGATCTCCGCTAAAGCCCTGAAGACCCCTAATACGGCAGCGGCTCCCGACATATCGTATTTCATCTCTTCCATACCCGCCGAGGGTTTAATGCTTATACCGCCGCTGTCGAAAGTTATGCCTTTTCCAATAAGCGCAATCGGTTTTCGTCTGGCAGAAGCGCCCCGGTACTCTAATAATATCAGCTTAGGAGGTTCGACGCTGCCTTCCGACACGCCGATTAACGCTCCCATTTTCAGTTTTCTTATCTTAGCTCTGTCAAATACCTTGACTCTGATTTTCGGCGAAGAACTCGCTATCTTCCGGGCTTTAGCGGCAAGGAAAGAAGGGGTTGCGGTGTTACCCGGCTCAACTTGAAGATCCCGGGTGAACATCACGCTTTCGGATATTATTGCTCCATTTTTAACCGACTTTTTCAACTCGGCTTTTGCATTTCCCTGCGGGTTTATAAGCTCCAACGAGGTGAATTCGCTTACGTTATCGT harbors:
- a CDS encoding acetate--CoA ligase family protein; this translates as MAKLHEYEGKTLLEEAGIGVPEGGVAKTPDEVFEIAGKLDSPVVIKMQAWTTGRAEMGGIKFADTPGEAKSRSAEILGTKVKNFTVESVLVEKKLDIAEEFYAGLIIDDKSKKPVMIFSSVGGTGIEEIAEKTPDKVNRISIDVVDGLKDYQARDLVRLTGISGKLQTKLAGVLVKLFNLSRKYEARAAEINPLVMTEEGEIIAADCRITVDDSAVFRHPELGIEIARELDRPPSELDKIAWDVEKDDYRGTFYFIQMAQGFSKDENYIGFHGAGGGGSMMSMDALINKGFKIANFTDTSGNPPASKVYRAAKIILSQENIVGYFGSGSGVASQEQFHSARGLVKAFRESNLSIPTVIRLGGNQEDKAIEILTEYTKDLPAPVEGYKKDDSADFCAERMSELVAAFEAVSNGEKTFAPPVHEKPYKFETLTGEISYDHALCADCEDKPCIASCGPEILKLENDLPVLAISKEDAAKGKCTECLACEQECHFHGNGGAYISLPIAGLTD
- a CDS encoding dehydrogenase E1 component subunit alpha/beta, which produces MLISRRLDDKMLTMIRQGKGFFHIGGAGHEAAQLAAAFNLQSKKDWAFPYYRDVAFVLGLGMTPEELMLCFMSREDDPNSGGRQMPAHYGHRELNIVSQSSPTGTQYLQAVGVAMGMKKRGSEEVVYVSSGEGTTSQGDFHEALNWASREKLPIIFFIEDNKYAISVHISEQVSGGSVYNMTKGYEGLSRYKMDGTDFTSSNNLMKEVIGRVRLGEGPALVEAECVRLLPHSSSDDQRKYRPEEELAADIANDPIVKLKDILLQAKVLTEEEEASLRESVLETVNKAVEYAESREESESDTASRFVFDESGKTESFEYEKTEPSGEPVVLVDAINHALHEEMDRDGDILVFGQDIADGKGGVFTVTKGLSTKFGSERVFNSPLAESSIVGVAIGLALYGFKPVVEIQFADYIWTAMMQIRNELSTMRYRSNNAWECPVILRIPCGGYIHGGLYHSQNIEAYFSHIPGLKICMPSNAADAKGLLKTAIRGNDPVLFLEHKGIYRQPFAKSPEPDADYLVPFGKARIVREGSGITIVTYGALVKRSLDAAERLEKETGVSAEVIDIRSMVPLDMETILGSVRKTAKALIVHEDTLFQGFGAEIAAQISENGFDFLDAPIRRVAAVDTPIPYAPKLEDFVLPNDEDIYTALKSLSEY
- the lipB gene encoding lipoyl(octanoyl) transferase LipB, translating into MVKRLTSDKARKIVSVELGSVPFETALKIQHQLMNDKKNGMEEDYLLTVEHPHTYTIGVTGSLENLLVDEEYLNSNGIKLQHIRRGGDITYHGPGQLVAYPILNLNNYYKDLHRYLRDLEEVLISTVKYFGIVAGRETGLTGIWVGDEKLASIGIKMSKWITMHGTALNVSTDLSYFDNIISCGVRDKSVTSMSKILGKRLGVDEVSPVYVKSFSKVFGSDIVKNLRDNLLPERKPDIMREELTSSISIGI
- the lpdA gene encoding dihydrolipoyl dehydrogenase; its protein translation is MTDNRYDIVILGGGPGGYVAAIRANQLGMSVALVEDKDLGGICLNWGCIPTKTLLKSAEVYDQILHASDYGMEVSGTSFDMRKIVKRSRVAAERLSKGVGFLMKKNNVTVYNSRGSLNADANVVLSGGEELKSENVIIATGGRPVTIPGIDVDEEKIITSKTAMTLEEIPKDLVIIGAGAIGIEFGYFFSTFGSKVTLVEMMPQILPVEDAEVAKSVEESFLKRGMNIRTSTAVKNVEKTADGVIVTIEKDGKEDEISADIVLNAVGVRGNIEDIGLEEAGVETSGRFIDADSRCRTTRDGVWAIGDVIGPPLLAHVASAEGIAAVEIMAGKRDHGIDYSSIPGCTYCQPQVASFGLTEKAASEKGLKVKVGRFPFRANGKALAIGHYEGFVKTIFSEEDGELVGAHIVGDDATEMIGELLLARTHGATYKSIMETIHAHPTLGESIPEAAGDAYGEATNI
- a CDS encoding zinc-binding dehydrogenase produces the protein MQSIRIHEHGGPDKLIYEEVKEPAIGPGDVLVKVKACALNHLDIWVRSGSTGADYGLPRIPGSDISGIVSEVGSEVESVKSGEEVILYPAYYCDTCEACLVGRQTLCDSYAPLGTKSDGGDAEYISVPERNVIPKPENLDFNEAAAFPLVFLTAWHMLVSLGKVKEGDKVLVHAAGSGVGMAAIQIARLFCARVYTTSSTDEKLEKAKKLGADVVINYEKEDFQDVIYKDSEGEGADLVIEHIGPATWSDSIRSLKKGGRLVTCGATSGPVAEIDLRRIFSRQISIFGSYMGYVSELFDVLRYINSGALKPIVDSTFMLKDAAEAHKHMESRKQFGKIILNP
- a CDS encoding iron-sulfur cluster assembly accessory protein, which encodes MKSDDPLAKGIDITVEASGYVSQLMEKEGKGGFGLRVGVKGGGCSGLQYELTFEDEARSDEKIFKSNGMRIFVDLKSYLYLRGLTLDYSGGLNGKGFVFMNPNAVKTCGCGASFAA
- a CDS encoding tetratricopeptide repeat protein; the protein is MSDDVRVSVEEGLSRIKPDQMTVIVERARELKIGGKNPDIDSLNKSIFKSDDAVKSEMLYRIGDNLIDNGEHEIALSLLEAAGSGMKGTDHELSLQYSLGLALYLNSRPNESIEAFSSLPKGKIDEELQPKVYHYLGLSYFDTGDFENAISNLESATKEYEAQKSYESAAHSMEDTGRVYHEQGEYDSALKIFDEAYDFAKKNMLEGELLNISALRGYVLSELGRLRPAAEALEFSIGDRTDPYDTIDRMKHLAQIYTSLGSSDKAETAYKELRNIAEMVGDKEEIINALDQLGNHYHSAEKYREAKETLRMSYALRVKYQEESGTEFPGSWEFCQLLERVNKLVEYLEADYSDKLGIKPHPAYEIDEKMKQSMKKLIELLDMGIDEPTAYALKYSGKSLKDATNDFQREYIKQILTMYKWEKGPTAKHLGVSTSNLYHYLYKLDIER
- a CDS encoding heme lyase CcmF/NrfE family subunit codes for the protein MTEVGQFALQLGLMVSAGSIILVYMGVKQNRPELIRSGENGVIAVFGLTLISVLSLEYLMLTSDFNVEYVAKYTSLALPVIYKIAALWGGQAGSLLFWLFLLTIYSIVTILTYRNKQRKLMPWVVGTTMTVSIFFHLLLVFVANPFVRLDIMPIDGNGLNPLLQNPYMAIHPIMLYLGYVGFVIPFAFAIGALATKHMGTDWIRAIRRSTIIAWLFLTIGNILGMKWAYIELGWGGYWAWDPVENAAILPWFTGTAFLHSVMIQEKKGMLKVWNMVLIIITFLLTIFGTFLTRSGILSSVHTFTESAIGPMFFGFLAFMSISSFGLLFMRLDSLKSESQLESLISRESTFLFNNLLLVGAAFAVLWGTIFPLVSELFKGVQVTVSAPFFNQITVPIGLALILLTGVCTMISWRKMTASKFRKNFLYPSIFSGVLVIVQLAVGLRGFYTIMGFTFLFFTTYSLGMEFWMGTTARMRMTGEKALQALNLLVGKNKRRYGGYIVHFGMVLIFFGFVGSGSFQFEEQVYLRENESVDIRHFRLIFSGLESEKIDGYESVYADLKVYKNGEFVTAMKPEKRFYPRQEQPNTEVEIYSTFMEDLYVVLAGWDDNGATIKVYVNPLVRWIWIGGLVIVFGTGIAIAPDQTFGRLKRKKSRKRAAAN